The Abditibacteriota bacterium region AGGCACTACCATCGAAGGAGTGGCAGTATTGGAAAAGGCCGGCATACGCAGCGCCTTTATGAACGCTGTGAAAGCCGCCTCGGACAGATCCACCGACCTGGGGAGGTAATACCATGAAAAAACTGATCAGTGTATTGGCAGTATTGCTGCTCGCAACAACGGCATTTGCCCTCAACTGCTACGAAATGGCCTATTCTGTGGACGGCAAGCGCTACACCCAGACCATCAGCGCCACCACCTCGCAGAATGCCCGCAAGCTCATCGAGCAGCGCTACGCCGGTCACAAGGTGAACATCATCTCTGTGAGATCCGTGTCCAAGACCAATCCCAAGCCCGAGGCTGCCAAGACGACTGCCAGTCAGCCTCTGTGGACCGTCACCTTTTCCATGGACGGTAGAAAGTATCAGCAGGCCTATTATGCCAGGACCGCTATGGAAGCCAAAAGACAGGTGGTGAACATCTACAAGGGACACAAGGTCACCATATATTCGGTGAAAAGGAAATAGCTGCCTGAGAGCATGAAGACTCTGTTTACTTTGCTGGCCCTGCTGGTCATGGCCACGGCGGTCTTTGCCGCCTCGCCCAGGGAAGTGTATCCCGGCGTGTGGAAGATCACACTGGGCTCGCCTGAAAAGCATACTCCTTCCCGTTACGCCTTCAAGCCTCCCGTCAGGGAGGCTCTCAAAGCTCAGTCGAGACAGCCCATCCCCGGCATATTCAGGGACCTGCGCTTTTCCGCAGACAAGAGAGGCAGCCGTATCGTATTTCCCATGGCCGAGGGAGAGCATTTTTACGGACTGGGCCTCAATACCCGCATATTTGAGAAAAAGGACGGGCGTTATTTTGTGGCGCCTGCAGACGACCCGGAGGGCAAGGAAGGCTACAGCCATCATCCGGTCCCCTTTTTGGTGTCCACGGCAGGCTACGGCATATTGCTGGATACGGCCAGATTCACCGGCTGGTATGTGCGCAGCCAGCACCCCAAGGACCTTTCCCGGGACAGCCTTGTCCTCTCCGGCGCCGACCCGGCTCTCTTTTCACCCCTGGCTTCCTCCGGAAGATATATATCCGTGGAGATACCTGTGGCAAAGGGTGTGGACGCATACATATTTGCGGGAGACGACCTGAAAAACGCTGTGGAGCGCTACAATCTGTATTCCGGCGGCGGCCCTGTGCCTCCCCTGTGGGGCCTGGGCATCCAATACCGCGGCTGCAAAGACCTGAACGCCGAGGAGCATCTGCAGCTTATCCGCGACATCAAGCAGGACGGCTTTCCCCTGTCCATGTGGGGCCTGGAGCCCGGCTGGATGACCAAGGCCTACTCCTGCGACTTTACCTGGAACAAGGAGACCTTTCCCGACCCCGACGATTTTGCCGCCAGGATGAAGCAGCAGGACCTGCACCTCATATTGTGGCAGCACTGCTACGTGGACAATGAGTCTCCCATATTCGAGCCCCTCAAGCCCCTTTCCGGGGACTACTACGTGTGGGGCGGCCTCGTCCCCGACTTTGCTCTGAAAAAGACCCGCGACATATTTGCAGCCCAGATGGACAGCAGCATATTCTGCTACGACTCCGTGGGCGGCATGAAGCTGGACG contains the following coding sequences:
- a CDS encoding glycoside hydrolase family 31 protein — translated: MKTLFTLLALLVMATAVFAASPREVYPGVWKITLGSPEKHTPSRYAFKPPVREALKAQSRQPIPGIFRDLRFSADKRGSRIVFPMAEGEHFYGLGLNTRIFEKKDGRYFVAPADDPEGKEGYSHHPVPFLVSTAGYGILLDTARFTGWYVRSQHPKDLSRDSLVLSGADPALFSPLASSGRYISVEIPVAKGVDAYIFAGDDLKNAVERYNLYSGGGPVPPLWGLGIQYRGCKDLNAEEHLQLIRDIKQDGFPLSMWGLEPGWMTKAYSCDFTWNKETFPDPDDFAARMKQQDLHLILWQHCYVDNESPIFEPLKPLSGDYYVWGGLVPDFALKKTRDIFAAQMDSSIFCYDSVGGMKLDECDYQPFGDNQWSFPVMSRFPSGMDGEQMHSLLGDLYMQTILSSLDKRELRSWNLARNACAFNAPLPFSIYTDAYTYEYYVNGMAQSGFCGSMWNPEIRSASNKTDLLRRMELCLFAPLYNINVWFMPLPPWKQPNRTNNINGIVAADAPEITAVALKIARQRMSLVPYLYSAFMEYHTKGTPPVRALVMDYPNDPAVYSVSDQFLAGDRIMCAPCTRESEERSVYFPTGNDWADFYTGKVYRGGSTEKLSYPVGTLPIFVKNDSLLPLAMPRDNILPDTVFEVQIREYGNGERGFTLYEDDGVSFDYEKGLQNTVTVSKRNGEPVIDRQGKYAGVRYVFTDRDVIAAIDSSPVP